GTGGCGCCTCCGGGGTGTCGAGGTCCCCGCACTCGGCGCCCGTATCCATCCGCACTACGGGGTGTTCCCGCCGACCCGGGGCGAGTACGTCGACCTCGTCGCCCGGGCCCCGCTGCCGCCCGCCGCTCTCCGCCCCACCGCCGCGGGCCACCCCCTCGCCCTCGACCTCGGCACCGGGACGGGCGTGTTGGCCGCCCTCCTCGCCAAGCGCGGCCTGCGCCGGGTGCTGGTCACCGACGCCAACCCGCGCGCACTCGCCTGTGCCCAGGACAACGCCCACCGTCTCGGGCTCGCCGACCGCATCGAGGCCGCCGGCACCGCCCTCTACCCGCCGGGCGACGACCGGGCTGCCCTGGTCGTCTGCAATCCCCCGTGGCTGCCGGGCCGGGCGGCCTCCGCCCTCGACCAGGGTGTCTACGACCCGGACAGCCGGATGCTCCGCGGCTTCCTCGACGGCCTGGCCCGCCGTCTGCTGCCCGGTGGGGAGGGCTGGCTCGTCCTCTCCGACCTGGCCGAACACCTCGGCCTGCGCTCCCGCGCCGACCTGCTCGGTGCGATCACCGGGGCCGGTCTGCGCGTCACCGGCCGCCTCGACACCGTGCCCCGTCACCCCCGGGCCACTGCGCCCGCCCCGGCCGACGCCCCGACCGAGG
The genomic region above belongs to Streptomyces sp. 1331.2 and contains:
- a CDS encoding methyltransferase — its product is MSDIYRPTTVALLTLSALSARWRSENGTPPPRRLIIADDSLRADAAHRLACEGTSLLWKGDYPGALRLLNAMRRRAGRRRPRSAPDSPADAFRRHRQERARLARILGMLLVPLDADHRVPLHRAPDVREACLAAYGPLLENSIVSLRELLGVIGAHQWRLRGVEVPALGARIHPHYGVFPPTRGEYVDLVARAPLPPAALRPTAAGHPLALDLGTGTGVLAALLAKRGLRRVLVTDANPRALACAQDNAHRLGLADRIEAAGTALYPPGDDRAALVVCNPPWLPGRAASALDQGVYDPDSRMLRGFLDGLARRLLPGGEGWLVLSDLAEHLGLRSRADLLGAITGAGLRVTGRLDTVPRHPRATAPAPADAPTEATADLLQAARTAEVTSLWRLAPS